GACTTTAAAGATGGTGATGTTACGAGCCATCTCTTCCAGCCAATTCACCAGCCGGTATTTGTAGGTAGATTCCTCTAAACTGGTGTGCATGCCCCGGGGCGCGGTAAGCCTGAGAATAAGGACCAGAATTAAAATCAGCAGCACCCCGAAAATGATAAAGTACGGGTGGTAAAAAGACAGCAGAATCAGCCCGAACACAATTTGAATGGCCGCCGCAGAAAAGTCTGTGAGCATCTTGGCGATTCCTTTCTGCAGGGAAATCACGTCAAAAAACCGGTTCATGAGTTCCGGCAGGTTTTGCAGGGCCATCTGGTTGCTCTTGAGTTGCGTGAGGTGGCTGGAGAACTCAAACGCTTTGGTGGCGAATATGCGCTGTTGAATATGTTCCACCAAGGAGAGTTGCATCACTTGCAGCGCCCCTACCACCAACACCCCCACCACAATGAAAAAGATAAGCACCGTGACAGACGTGACCAATTCCCCCCCAGACACAAACCCGATGAGGCTTTGAATGCCCAAGGGCAAAGACAAGCTGACTAACCCAGAGAAAACGGCATACAGATAAATATACCCAATCACCCTTTTCTCAGAGGACAGCAAATCAAGGAACTGCCTGAAAGGAGTGGCCTTGCCTTTGGTGCCAGCAGTAGAAGTAGTTGCCATAGTTGAATAACCTGAGGTGTTTAAGATGGTTTCTGCGATGAAAAATCTCCTAAGCCCAAAGAAGAGAAGGCAATGTGGCGCAGAAAGGCTTCCAGGCTACTTTGGTTTTGCCCTTGGTCTTTCACCTCAGTGAGGGAAGGCAGGTGCTGCGCGAAAAACCGATGCTTGCGGGCGCTTTCAATCAAGGTACTCACCAAAGCATGCGGATAAGGATAGGCAGGTTGTATGTCAAGGACCGTCTCGGCCATCTTGTGGCACAGGCTTTTGTATTCCTGAAACAAACCTTCTTTGTTGTCTTGGTCCACTTCTTTGGTGAGGTAGGCTTTGGAGGCTTCCACCATTACCAACCGGGCCAACACCTCCACGTCTAGGTAAGTGGTCAAGGTGGAATTGGTTTGGTGGGTGGCCAGCAGATGGATGAACATCTGGAGTTTCTCCTGGGCATTGGTCATGTGGTGCGTATGGAACCCAATCTGGTAATCTACCCAGTTCCAATACCAAGACACCAGGTACAGCAACAATTTGTGCTTGTTCTAAAAATACCGGTACACAGACGCCTCCGTGCTCTGAATATGGTTGGCCAGCTTCTTAAAAGTGAAATGCTCAAACCCCAAGTCATCTATCAACCTGATGCTTTCTTTGATAATGGTCCGGCCCAGTTCTGTCTGGTCTGGGTTGCGTAAGAAAAGCTTTTGGTTCAGTTCAATCTGTAAGGCTGCACTCATGAGAGATTGTATAATCTGTTTACGCTTACAATTAATAGTATTACTATCACAAAATAAGGTAATACAATGCTAGCAACAAAGCAGCGCTTAGTTTGTTTTTTGATTGGCCCGAAAAAAAATGAAACCTGCACCCGCTAGGCTGTCCTTGACAATTTTAACATACTGATTTACACATATCTATCTTTATTCTAATTCGAAATAAAAATCAAACATTCCATTTTGGAGCTCAATTCTGGAAATGAGCCCCAAAACAGAAAGCTGTCCTCCTTTTCCGTTTTTGGCTCCGTTTCCGAAAACGAGGCCAAAAACGGCACCCTGTCATCTCATAACAATTCCATAACACGGCCATAATATTCAGGCAATAAGCCCTAGGTAGTTTTGCACTGAAAAAGAACAGCCTTGTACCTGCTGACTACAGAAGCCAGGCCCTCTTTCTCACTTCGTACGGCGGCCAGAGCTGTTGACTACAGCGCGGCAAGCAGCACGAATCTTAACCTTCAGCTAACCATTTGCTTATGTTCTCACCCATAAACAAAGTAGCGGCCTGTTCTTCCTTTGTAAAAGCAAGCGCCCTGGCAACTATTCTCTTGATCTCCCCTTTGGCGAACGCGCAGGCACAGACAGTGGCCCAGGACTCGGTGGCGGAAACGGCCAGCAACGCTGAACCGGCCAAAGCCCCTTGGTATGAGAAAATATCCTTGCGCGGCTACGTGCAGTTCAGATA
This region of Rufibacter sp. LB8 genomic DNA includes:
- a CDS encoding TetR family transcriptional regulator gives rise to the protein MSAALQIELNQKLFLRNPDQTELGRTIIKESIRLIDDLGFEHFTFKKLANHIQSTEASVYRYF